A part of Curtobacterium sp. MCLR17_036 genomic DNA contains:
- the dnaE gene encoding DNA polymerase III subunit alpha, with product MADSDSFVHLHVHSEYSMLDGAARLGDLVAETAAQGMPAVAVTDHGNMFGAFEFWKAAKAGGVKPIIGTEAYITPRTHRTDKTRVRWGDGGGDDVSGAGSYTHMTMFAENTTGMHNLFRLSSKASIEGYYFKPRMDIELLQEYHEGIIATTGCPSGEIQTRLRLGQYEEARQAAADYRDIFGKENYFAEIMDHGLDIERRVMSDVIRLAKDLGIPLVGTNDLHYTHSHDAKSHAALLCVQSGSTLNDPNRFKFDADEFYLKTPQQMRHVFRDNPDACDNTLLIAERCNVEFDTAANYMPKFPVPAGETEHTWFEKEVAKGLQYRYPGGIPAEVQERADYEVGIINQMNFPGYFLVVADFINWSKDNGIRVGPGRGSGAGSMVAYAMRITDLDPIRHGLIFERFLNPDRVSMPDFDVDFDDRRRGEAIKYVTEKYGSERVAQIVTYGTIKAKQALKDSSRVLGFPFGMGEKLTKAMPPPVMGKDIPLTGIFDKDHPRYKEAVDVRTVVETDPEAKTVFDTALGLEGLKRQWGVHAAGVIMSSDPLIDIIPIMKREQDGQIVTQFDYPAAESLGLIKMDFLGLRNLTIISDALDNIKSNRGIDLDLETMGLEDPEAYALLQRGDTLGVFQLDGGPMRGLLRLMKPDNFEDISALIALYRPGPMGANSHTNYALRKNGEQPITPIHPELEEPLAEILGGTYGLIIYQEQVMAIAQKVAGFSLGQADILRRAMGKKKKSELDKQYAGFEKGMQDNGYSAAAIKTLWDILLPFSDYAFNKAHSAAYGVVSFWTAYLKAHYPAEYMAALLTSVGDARDKLALYLNECRRMGIKVMPPDVNESIGFFAAVGEDIRFGMGAIRNVGFNVVDDIVQARTEKGAFESFHDFLRKIPISSANKRTVESLIKAGAFDEFGDSRRALVEIHEGAVEGAVKVKRDEAHGNVGFDFDSLFAEVAEEQPSAAAVSQVPDRPEWSKRDKLAFERDMLGLYVSDHPLAGLEIELAKHQSITIADLIGADDSIEGETVTVAGLLTSVQHRVAKSSGNPYGIVDIEDFGGQIGVMFLGKTYQEFGPSLVADSIVVLRGRVNVRDDGKALHAVSMFQPAIGDGMGSGPLTLSLPERQATTTTVTELAAVLGRHQGETEVRLKLLKDDVARTFELPFPVNLTPDLFGELKSLLGPRCLV from the coding sequence GTGGCGGATTCCGACTCCTTCGTCCACCTGCACGTGCACAGCGAGTACTCGATGCTCGACGGCGCTGCCCGACTCGGCGACCTGGTGGCCGAGACGGCTGCGCAGGGCATGCCCGCCGTGGCGGTGACCGACCACGGCAACATGTTCGGCGCGTTCGAGTTCTGGAAGGCCGCGAAGGCCGGCGGCGTCAAGCCGATCATCGGAACCGAGGCGTACATCACGCCCCGCACCCACCGCACCGACAAGACCCGTGTGCGCTGGGGCGACGGCGGCGGCGACGACGTGTCCGGTGCGGGTTCGTACACGCACATGACGATGTTCGCCGAGAACACGACGGGCATGCACAACCTGTTCCGGTTGTCGTCGAAGGCCTCGATCGAGGGCTACTACTTCAAGCCCCGCATGGACATCGAGCTGCTGCAGGAGTACCACGAGGGCATCATCGCGACGACGGGCTGCCCCTCGGGCGAGATCCAGACGCGCCTGCGCCTCGGGCAGTACGAGGAAGCGCGCCAGGCAGCTGCCGACTACCGCGACATCTTCGGCAAGGAGAACTACTTCGCCGAGATCATGGACCACGGGCTCGACATCGAGCGCCGGGTCATGAGCGACGTCATCCGCCTGGCGAAGGACCTCGGCATCCCGCTCGTCGGCACGAACGACCTGCACTACACGCACTCGCACGACGCGAAGTCCCACGCGGCCCTGCTCTGCGTGCAGTCCGGTTCGACGCTGAACGACCCGAACCGCTTCAAGTTCGACGCCGACGAGTTCTACCTGAAGACCCCGCAGCAGATGCGGCACGTCTTCCGCGACAACCCCGACGCCTGCGACAACACGCTGCTCATCGCCGAGCGGTGCAACGTCGAGTTCGACACCGCGGCGAACTACATGCCGAAGTTCCCGGTCCCCGCGGGCGAGACCGAGCACACGTGGTTCGAGAAGGAGGTCGCGAAGGGGCTGCAGTACCGCTACCCCGGCGGCATCCCGGCCGAGGTGCAGGAGCGCGCCGACTACGAGGTCGGCATCATCAACCAGATGAACTTCCCGGGGTACTTCCTCGTCGTCGCCGACTTCATCAACTGGTCGAAGGACAACGGCATCCGGGTCGGTCCCGGCCGTGGTTCCGGTGCCGGCTCGATGGTGGCGTACGCGATGCGCATCACCGACCTCGACCCGATCCGGCACGGCCTGATCTTCGAGCGCTTCCTCAACCCGGACCGCGTCTCGATGCCCGACTTCGACGTCGACTTCGACGACCGGCGCCGCGGTGAGGCGATCAAGTACGTCACCGAGAAGTACGGGTCGGAGCGCGTCGCGCAGATCGTCACCTACGGCACGATCAAGGCGAAGCAGGCGCTGAAGGACTCGTCCCGCGTGCTCGGTTTCCCGTTCGGCATGGGCGAGAAGCTCACGAAGGCGATGCCGCCGCCCGTGATGGGCAAGGACATCCCGCTCACCGGGATCTTCGACAAGGACCACCCGCGCTACAAGGAGGCCGTCGACGTCCGCACCGTGGTCGAGACCGACCCCGAGGCGAAGACCGTCTTCGACACCGCACTCGGGCTCGAGGGGCTGAAGCGCCAGTGGGGCGTGCACGCGGCCGGCGTCATCATGTCGAGCGACCCGCTCATCGACATCATCCCGATCATGAAGCGGGAGCAGGACGGCCAGATCGTCACGCAGTTCGACTACCCGGCAGCGGAGTCGCTCGGCCTGATCAAGATGGACTTCCTGGGGCTGCGGAACCTCACGATCATCAGTGACGCCCTCGACAACATCAAGTCGAACCGCGGCATCGACCTCGACCTCGAGACCATGGGCCTCGAGGACCCCGAGGCCTACGCGCTGCTGCAGCGCGGCGACACCCTCGGGGTCTTCCAGCTCGACGGCGGACCGATGCGCGGGCTGCTGCGCCTCATGAAGCCCGACAACTTCGAGGACATCTCCGCGCTCATCGCCCTGTACCGACCGGGGCCGATGGGTGCGAACTCGCACACGAACTACGCCCTGCGCAAGAACGGCGAGCAGCCGATCACCCCGATCCACCCGGAGCTCGAGGAGCCCCTGGCGGAGATCCTCGGCGGCACCTACGGCCTGATCATCTACCAGGAGCAGGTCATGGCCATCGCGCAGAAGGTCGCGGGGTTCTCCCTCGGCCAGGCGGACATCCTCCGCCGCGCGATGGGCAAGAAGAAGAAGTCCGAGCTCGACAAGCAGTACGCCGGCTTCGAGAAGGGCATGCAGGACAACGGCTACTCGGCGGCCGCGATCAAGACCCTGTGGGACATCCTGCTGCCGTTCTCCGACTACGCCTTCAACAAGGCGCACTCGGCGGCGTACGGCGTGGTCTCCTTCTGGACGGCGTACCTCAAGGCGCACTACCCGGCCGAGTACATGGCCGCGCTGCTGACGAGCGTCGGCGACGCCCGCGACAAGCTCGCGCTGTACCTGAACGAGTGCCGCCGGATGGGCATCAAGGTGATGCCGCCGGACGTCAACGAGTCGATCGGCTTCTTCGCCGCCGTGGGCGAGGACATCCGCTTCGGCATGGGCGCGATCCGCAACGTCGGGTTCAACGTCGTCGACGACATCGTGCAGGCGCGAACGGAGAAGGGCGCGTTCGAGTCCTTCCACGACTTCCTGCGCAAGATCCCGATCTCGTCGGCGAACAAGCGCACGGTCGAGTCGCTCATCAAGGCCGGGGCGTTCGACGAGTTCGGCGACTCCCGGCGCGCGCTCGTCGAGATCCACGAGGGCGCCGTCGAAGGCGCGGTGAAGGTCAAGCGTGACGAGGCCCACGGCAACGTCGGCTTCGACTTCGACTCGCTCTTCGCCGAGGTCGCCGAGGAACAGCCGTCCGCCGCCGCGGTGTCCCAGGTGCCCGACCGCCCCGAGTGGTCGAAGCGCGACAAGCTCGCGTTCGAGCGGGACATGCTCGGCCTGTACGTGTCCGACCACCCGCTCGCCGGGCTCGAGATCGAGCTCGCCAAGCACCAGTCGATCACCATCGCCGACCTCATCGGGGCCGACGACTCGATCGAGGGCGAGACGGTCACCGTCGCGGGGCTGCTGACGAGCGTGCAGCACCGGGTGGCGAAGTCGAGCGGCAACCCGTACGGCATCGTCGACATCGAGGACTTCGGCGGCCAGATCGGCGTGATGTTCCTGGGCAAGACCTACCAGGAGTTCGGACCGTCCCTCGTCGCCGACTCGATCGTCGTGCTGCGTGGTCGGGTCAACGTGCGCGACGACGGCAAGGCGCTGCACGCGGTGAGCATGTTCCAGCCGGCGATCGGCGACGGGATGGGCTCCGGTCCGCTGACCCTGTCACTGCCCGAGCGGCAGGCCACCACGACGACGGTGACCGAGCTCGCAGCCGTCCTCGGCCGGCACCAGGGCGAGACCGAGGTGCGGCTGAAGCTCCTGAAGGACGACGTCGCCCGGACCTTCGAGCTGCCGTTCCCGGTGAACCTGACACCGGACCTGTTCGGCGAGCTGAAGAGCCTGCTCGGCCCGCGCTGCCTGGTCTGA